A stretch of DNA from Paenibacillus sp. FSL W8-0186:
CACGAACACAAATACGAGCAGTACCCAAAATAACCGGCGGCGAAGTTCCGTTAAATGTTCGACCACGCTTTGCTGCGTCTCTTCAGCCATATGCCGTCCTCCCTGACTTCTAAATTACTGTTGAGCATACAAACTACCACACTTACTCCGGCAGCCGTTTTTCGTCTGGTTTGGACGACTCTTGCACAGAAGTTGAGAGCTCCTGGGGCTGAGACTTATCCCCTTGAGGCCGATCCTCCATAATATCCTGCGTCGCATCCTTGAATTCTTTGAAGGTGCGGCCTACGACACGGCCAAGCTCTGGCAGTTTATTCGGCCCGAATATTAATAGCGCTGCGATGATAATCAATAACAATCCGCCTGCACTCATGCTGATTCCCCTTCCAAATGCACTTAAAAAATATAGGCTTGCACAACCGTTTCTTTCATACGCCCACATCATACCATAACTAATATCACAGTAACAGTGCCGCTCTAAGTCAAATTAGCGGCACTCATTCCCTTCTTTCGCCTATAGCCGAAATTGCCCCGTAACCATCAGCAGCGCCTCAGGCAGCTGATCCATAATGGCCGCCAAATTTTCGTGAACTCCTTTTGGCGTGCCCGGCAGGTTCACAATCAGCGTCCGGCCGCGAATGCCGACGATCCCGCGAAACAGCATGCCTGCAGGATTCTTCTGCATAACCGAATAGCGCATCGCTTCCGCCATCCCTGGCACTTCGCGTTCAATCACTCGCCGCGTCGCCTCTGGGGTCACGTCCCGGATAGCCAGCTCCGTACCTCCGGTAGTAAGCACTAAATCTGCCTGAAAATAATCTGTCATTTCAATTAAAGCCGCGATAATTTCATCCGGTTCATCAGGAACGATGCGGTATTCTATAATTTCTCCGCCGAGCTCTTCCTCTACAAGTTCCCGGATAACCTGGGCACTCGTATCCTCACGCTCTCCCCGGGAGCCTTTATCGCTTGCCGTCAGGATCGCCGTTTTCCAAACCATGAAGTCACCCTCCTCATCCACATAGGAACTCCGTTTTTAATGTCTGAATTAAATCCTTTTAAATTGACGACTTATGTTCATTACTATAGAAGCAATAATTAAAACCCAGATAAATAGTTTCCGCTTTTTCCGCCCGTCTTGCTGCGGAGCAGGGTCGGGCCGATAACCATATCCTTTTGCAGCGCTTTGCACATGTCGTACACCGTTAACGCCGCGGCTGAAACAGCGGTGAGCGCCTCCATTTCCACGCCCGTTTTGCCTTCTGTTTTCACGGTTGCCTCAATATGCAGCTCATTATGCCCGTTATCTGTAAAAATGAGGTTAACTCCGGTTAATGGCAATGGGTGGCACATGGGAATCCAGTCAGAGGTCTTTTTAGCTCCCTGAATTCCAGCAATTTGCGCCACGGCAAGCACGTCTCCTTTGCCAACCTGGCCTTCCTTGATGGCGCGAAGCGTGTCCGGATGCATCGTAATTGTCGATACGGCCACCGCAGTCCGGGCTGTTGCCTGCTTCCCTGAAATATCGACCATATTCGCTCTGCCCTGTTCATTAAAATGAGTCAATTTCCCTTCCTGGGATTCCGAAGACATAAATTTTTCACTACTTTCATTGATATATATCGTACCGGAGGCTGTAAACAGCAGCTCCACCCTAAAATCATGGGGCTCCATCGGAATACAGTCCGTCAATATTTGCTCTTGAAAAGCGAGCGCTCCAATAATAGCGCCTGCCCCGCCGCCCTCTGAACGCTGCAAAGCGTCCATAAAACGGTCGTAAAATCCTCCCCCGAAGCCGATCCGGCCTCCTGCCCTGTCATAGGCAAGGCCAGGAACCACGACGAGATCGATTTCAGACCAGCGGTTCTCGGGCCAAATGCCCGTATGCTCAGCTGGCTCGGGAATACCCCATGCACCAGGCAGCAGTTCGCCGGCTTCCTTCAATTCATGCAGCTCAAATCGCCCAGCTCCGATGACCTTCGGAACCAATACGCGATCCCCCTGCCTCCAGCAGTTGTTCATCAACTC
This window harbors:
- a CDS encoding twin-arginine translocase TatA/TatE family subunit — encoded protein: MSAGGLLLIIIAALLIFGPNKLPELGRVVGRTFKEFKDATQDIMEDRPQGDKSQPQELSTSVQESSKPDEKRLPE
- a CDS encoding MogA/MoaB family molybdenum cofactor biosynthesis protein, giving the protein MVWKTAILTASDKGSRGEREDTSAQVIRELVEEELGGEIIEYRIVPDEPDEIIAALIEMTDYFQADLVLTTGGTELAIRDVTPEATRRVIEREVPGMAEAMRYSVMQKNPAGMLFRGIVGIRGRTLIVNLPGTPKGVHENLAAIMDQLPEALLMVTGQFRL
- the moaC gene encoding cyclic pyranopterin monophosphate synthase MoaC — its product is MSSESQEGKLTHFNEQGRANMVDISGKQATARTAVAVSTITMHPDTLRAIKEGQVGKGDVLAVAQIAGIQGAKKTSDWIPMCHPLPLTGVNLIFTDNGHNELHIEATVKTEGKTGVEMEALTAVSAAALTVYDMCKALQKDMVIGPTLLRSKTGGKSGNYLSGF